From the genome of Lampris incognitus isolate fLamInc1 chromosome 17, fLamInc1.hap2, whole genome shotgun sequence:
AGGCGAGCTCGCGGCCTGCAGATAAGATGTGACCTCCACCCCCTGACTAATAAACCACTTTACAACGTATTATGTTCAACTGtagtttattttattaaaaagACCAGGGTGCaaatatgaaattaaaaaaaataaagacaagcATATAATTTTTAAGCATTTAATACAAACTTAACAATATAAACTATTTCAGTCCCTCTTCACATGTAAGACACTGACTCAAAATACTTTGTTATACCGTATTTTTTATCAAGTATTGCACAATGTAGGTACAAAATCAATATTCATACGATTACATTTTGTCCATAATATAGCAAAAATCTTTTTCACCTCTTAACAGAAAATACAATTCTTTCAGAAAAAAGCAAATATTCCTACACTTGAATTCCACCACTAAGGAATACTCTGTACACAATCTTTAGAATATTTGATGTATTTTAAAGATGGATTTCTTTTAACAATTTtatctttaaaaaagaaaatataagGAAAAGCTGCTGCAGCCATCACAGATCACTGGAGTAGTAAAAAGATATAAATGCAACACCATGTCATAGAAACAATATATACTCTGATATCTTACAAACTCTGTACTAAATTAAATTATACAATTAGAAAAAGACCAAGTAACCCCACTTAGTAGTGCCAATTCATAAAAATCAGCCTTGTCTTACCACCTGTAAAATACTGTAAGAGGCCAAAAACTTGaagcttgtattttttttttaactcatttTTGGAGTATTTTCTTCAACAGTAAAAAATTATTTTGTGCTTGGTtggcaaaaaaaggaaaaagaaaactaAAGATGCATGTTGAATTGAAGTAACCAAGCTTGGACGTGTTTGGACAACAAGCTTTTTAAGTAGAGAGACAAACTCAAGGGGCACAGTAGAAACACCCTTGGGCACATGCGCTTGACAGACTAGACATTTCCTTGAGTCAATTTTCCAAAATGTGCGTTTTATTTTTCCTTCTCTTTGAGCCaccgtcatttaaaaaaaaaaaagaaagaaaagaaagaagcatCTTCACAATGAGTTTAGTTAGCCATGACTGGCTGGAATTGCTGGTTAGAATACTGCACGTTACTCAGACTGAAATTGAGGCCATCCATTAGGGACTTGTCGTTGAGGCTTCCGTAGGCTGCAAACATGTCAAAGGCATTGTTGTACTGCAGTGGGCCCAGCCCCAGGGAGCCCTCCCCTGGGAACACTGCTCCGGGGCTGGCCTGACCCTGCAGGCTGGGGAACACAAACTCCTTGGCGTTGGGGGAGAGGGCAGAggccttctgctgctgctgctgaccaaGGCCCAGCCCGTACAGTGAGTGCATGGAAGTGGAGATGGCTTTCTGCTTCAGCAGTGTGTTCACATTCAGACCCAGGTTATTAGTGGGGGAGGTGCGAGCCGCTTTGCTGTTGCTGCCACCGTTGCCATTGTTGTTGCTGCGGCCACTGCTCTTCATCTTAGTGGAGCCGAACTTGGTGGCAGCAAAGGTGGCAGTAGTGAAGGTTAAGGGCTGTGTGGAGCGTGGCATGAAGGAAGGGCTGACAGCAGCAGACTGCCcaaagggaggagagggagagcttGACTCTGAGGAAGCCCCAACAGGGTCACTGATTGGCATGAAGACCTGGGCCTCTGGGTTAAAGCTGTTCTTGATCTCCTTGTCCAGCTCTGACCCGTTCTCGTTGTTATCGTCCACATAGAGCACCTTGACAGGTCCCTTCTCCCCAATCTGGTAGGAGACCTCAAACGGGTCG
Proteins encoded in this window:
- the LOC130127383 gene encoding protein Tob1-like — its product is MQLEIQVALNFIISYLYNKLPRRRVNIFGEELERQLKKKYEGHWYPDKPYKGSGFRCIHVGEKVDPVVEQAAKESGLDIEDVRNNLPQDLSVWIDPFEVSYQIGEKGPVKVLYVDDNNENGSELDKEIKNSFNPEAQVFMPISDPVGASSESSSPSPPFGQSAAVSPSFMPRSTQPLTFTTATFAATKFGSTKMKSSGRSNNNGNGGSNSKAARTSPTNNLGLNVNTLLKQKAISTSMHSLYGLGLGQQQQQKASALSPNAKEFVFPSLQGQASPGAVFPGEGSLGLGPLQYNNAFDMFAAYGSLNDKSLMDGLNFSLSNVQYSNQQFQPVMAN